The genomic window GGAAAAAGAAATCCTGACGTTGGAAAAATCCGTTGCGGACTTAAAACGTGAATTCCAAAACGCACGAAACGACACTCCCATTGGTAACGGTAGGCTACAAATCCCAAATCGTTTAACTTTTCGGGACATCGAAAATACCAACACAAAATTTGACGGTGAAAATAAAGCATATAGCGTGCACGACTTTCTTCGCAATTTTGATAGAGTCATGCAGATGGTAAATGCAAACGACATTTTTAAGCACACTTGCTTGTGCAATTCTCTTTGCGGTGACGCTAAACTTTTACTGTATAGAGACGTTCTAAATTACGAAGATTTAAAATCGCTTTTGGTTAGAGAATTTGGTCGGGTGGTTAGCCGTCACGAAGTATACAAAGCGTTGGCCACTCATAAATGGGATAAAAAAAGCAGCATTCGCCGATATGTGTTGGAAATGGAAAACATCGCTGCTCGTTGTGACTATGTCGACGAATTTGAACTGATCAACTTTATAGTTGATAGCCTCCAAGACAGGTCCCCGGaaatatatattctaataaacGCAAGGACGATGAAAGAATTCAAACAATCGCTTGACCTATACGAGCGTCGTCGCTCATCTCGCCCATCTATATACGACAACGTTCAAAAACCGAAACCATCAAAATCAAATACGCCAAAGAACGAGAAACTGATGCAGCAGAAATACGCTGCTTCAATTGCACCCACATGGGACACTTTCAGAGCAAATGTCCATACGAAAAAAGGCCGGTGGGAAGTTGTTTCCGTTGCTGGAAGATGGGCCATGACCACCGCAGTTGTACTAACTCAAAAAAGGTACTAAACTTGAAGAAAACCGTTGCTGCAGTCGGGACCGACACTGAAGATGGGGATGAAGAACGTTGCTACCGAATGTTAGGATCTATGAATATGGTAAATGTCGCCTATGTAACAAAACAAGTTAAGTGCAAAAGATTTATGGATTGTTTATCTCTCTTTGATACTGGCAGTCCAACTAGCTTCGTTCGCCATTTGATGTGAGCGGAGTCGCCAAGCAGTCAAAATATCGGGGATTGGGAAATAACAAATTaatgatttttggaaaaattaaatgcgaaataaaatttaaaaataaaatagatgaatttgttttaaatgtggtgcCTGATGACACTATGGAGATTCCTTAGgcagatattttttaaaaagatttCATATTTGCTTATGCTTATTAGGTGATGCGACAATTAAACAtacaaaacaagaaaataataatatgccAGATAACACTTCTTATTTCTGTGCGCTTAACTTGAATAATATACCTAGTCTTTAGGGTgaaaagaggcattcagaattacAAATCTCTGTACCAAATAGCAGTATACGGGTAGAAGATGTTGAGCTCGAAGAAATAAACGTAGTGTCTCATGAGGCTTGCAGCGATGGGTTATGCCCACTTGATCAAAATTTTAGtgataatatttttaataaacagGCCGCCTGCATATCTGAAATTAATATAAATcaagaattagaagaaaatagtaCTGATGTATTGAGAAAGACCTTAGAAGATAACTATTTGAGGCCAAGAAATATCGAATCTAAACCGTATGATTACGAGATGAAAATAAGGTTAGTTGAGGATAAACCATTCCATGCGTTGCCAAGGCGACTTTCTCATTATGAAAAAGCTGAACTTAGAAAGATAACGGATTAATTATTGGAAAATAGTATCATTAGGCCAAGCGATTCACCATATGCCTCTGCGGTtgtattagtaaaaaaaaagaatggcGAAATTCGTAAATGTGTTGATTACCGACCGCTGAATAAATTAACAGTTCGGGACAATTTCCCGCTCCCCTTGATCGAAGACTGCCTCGACTATCTAggcggaaaaaaatttttctcaacaCTAGACCTAAAAAACGGGTTCTTCCATGTTAAAATGGCCCCAGATTCCATTAAATATACATCTTTTGTAACGCCTTACGGTCAATTTGAATATATGCGTATGCCGCTTGGGTTAAAAAACGCCCCCGCTGTATTCCAGCGATATGTCCACAACATTTTCAAAGATTTGGTTGACGATGGATCGATAAtgatatatatggatgatttaattGTAGCCACGGTAGAATTCCAAACCCACGTTAAGATCCTCGGCAAAGtaaattttataacattttttgtctgtttaaaaatttaacttcaatttgcctaagatttccgtaatatggccattagtgatgtttgtgtgtgtgtgcaaatttcgagcgatcagctgttagttgcgctacttggtaaagtttacaatgataacctcgaattaagctgccaaactatagggggactcatgaaagcataaaCACTtaaaaggtgtaaaattatatccatttacacacgctgttatatgaacgcactcttgataaacttgattgtttatcagatgtattattgccaaacaaaaatttttaaattgttatacaaattaaaaaatgccaagattaagtgaaaaatcaaaactaaaacgtctttactaagacaTTCTTGTAAATAACTtgctaatgttggagatttctgatgaaaatgcctgctgtaatgtctgcaaggttgcattcctttgagtttaccgcgtttacacaatgaaatgtgctcgtaaatttatacaaattgtgtaaatgatttttcatacaaaatttgatagttcgtttacgcactagataaatttatacgtttacacactttataaggcatttatacggttacatgagtcccccttatatagtaaacaatgattgatTGGGAATAGAGCACTGAATGCGAACGGATATACATAAAAAACCCAACCTTggcattattattacaaataaagCGGAATCAtatattaaaggcagcgttgccaaactaaaagcaagtaaataacaaattttctgaCTCACAAATTGACcaaacttctatctggatttatctggctcaaatcgttgttgttgcatttacatgcaaaattatttatctggctcaggcttttgccaccggatgatggctcaTGGCTATAACAGCTGTTCGTTCCACCTAAACAgctgttaaaagaaaaaaaaaaacggtgataACTTGAATAATTTACTTCTCTTGGTTTGTGCAACAGGATGAATTTACTTTTACAAAGAGCCTCCAGAACTGTGCTGTATTCCATTCTTCAAAACAGTGGGCTGGTATCAGCATGTGCACGTTCAAAGACTACCGACGTATGGGATACATCTTCTCCACAAGTGCCTACAAGTAAAGGTGGTGCTACGCGCATAGCTCAGTTTCCCAAAATAACGCTCATTCAACCAAATCAATCTATAACAGTGGTAACATTAAAGGAAGCACAGAAGATGGCGAAACGTCGTGAACTTCGTTTGGTTAAGCAACAGGATTTTGATACAAAAACACAGCGACCTGTTTACAGGTATGTACTTAAAGgcaaataaaacgaaattaaataattaaaactaaTTCTAATTGCAGACTAGTGACCGCCGCAGAAATGCTTTCCGAAGACGTTGATGAAAGCGCCAGAGATAATAAGAAAAGGTAGGCTATTTTTCACCTTACTCTTACTACGATCGAAATTATCTTGAATTCCGTTCTTGCTAGCGCTGAAAAGAAAAGTGAAAAATCACTATCCATTGGCTGTAGAATTAGCGATCATGATTTGTCATCACGTTTGAAACACATTTCCAAATGGTTAGCGAAAAATCATCATGTTTCCGTACTTATACAAGGAAATCCAGATGAAATGGGCAAATGTGACCGCATTACAAAAACTATTGAGCAGAGCATACGTGAACCAGCAGTTATTGGACGTATTATGCAAAAGCGTGTTAAAGGTTCtcatatcaaatttaatattgtACCCGCGCAGCAAGAGGAGCAAAACGAAACTGAGTCGAATCAGCAAACCTGACAAGACGCGCCCTTGCCTCGGAGTCAGAATAACTTAACCGGTGCTGTGAGACATTATTCAACACAGTTACTTACGCCAGCACCAGCACTAGATGAAGTTTATTGTAAAAAACTAAGCTCATATTTTAATGGGAACGATCGTAAACCAGCTATTGTGTTCGGTATAGTTGCTGTTATAATTTTAGTTTCCAAATATATCTACTGGTTTAAAGTAAGAAGAAGCAAAAAAtaagaatatatattatatatacacaaTTGCGAAACTGAATATCGAAACGCAATAAGTATATTCGAATTTTGGTCGCGTTTTGATGTCATCATATATTGCTCTTCTATACctaatgcccggtttttcagtgcgagtttaaagtCCAGTTAAAGCCTTCTATAGTTTAACGctgaacaaagtggcaaggtttaGCTATAGTTaactttaactgaagttaaactcgcactgaaaaaccggacataagtgATAGCTCTCAAAACcttgttaaaacttttaataaaaatttggaaaattttaatcCGAATGCGCTCATGCGCTCTGACATGAAGCTGCACAGTTTACGTATCTAGGTCGCTTGCAAACGACATTTATGTAGGTTCAATACCTACCTTAATATAAAGAGCAGGTAACACATATAGTTTCCTTTTTTCCTATTGAAAttgcatatatacataaatttgtaagcaaaagcataatatatatttattatttagctTGTAGTGTTTAACTTATTGTTTAAATGAAGAAGATTAAATAAATTAGAAGTTACAATGTTGTGGGTATTACCATTTCAAACAAACTACTTATCCAAATTTAAGAAGAAGCAATTGAGATGTaatcagacatctgattgatgagccaacgccgcctaggggcttaaggagtcatctccgtaagcattatgaggaaatacggcacctgagaactcagccgtatgaagccaaaaaacacaagcaggtcctcagtgaactctacaaacaggcgtcggatctctatGTCGGGAATTGACCTGTGAattctgtactcaaagaacagtacccaaaacttgcggaagaggaacgcatgctaccccagcgggttaggggatcagaatatacccgcggtaggtatgcctgtcgtgagaggcgactaaaataccagattcaaagggctgtgtagcgcaaccttttaggttgccagcgcaatatatagcttctccaaacccaattgtcaacctcacctatccgcggcgaatcctgtttcactaacagacgaggctctggcgaccccaagctcctcatggaacttgggggtagggagggagggaatggcctgaaggttcaatgtggccacataaatcgttcccgagatggtcgggctagcaccttaatggtgctatggtaccggagcgtaccggatttgtatccggcaaaggaccatcacatcgataacactccccaaagccttcggggagcaaccttatcggtacaacaacaacaacaacaacaggaacgcatgctccccagggaaacgtgagtcactctagctcaacttcgatctggtaacaggttaaactcttacctatccagaatcaacctcgacatacaaaatgtacgccccgcttgcaatgtgccccaacatgacaccaaccatctctttaattgtaatgtggaaccaacgcccctaacccctgtcattatggtccacccctgttgaaacagcaagtttccttggacccccgttagaggatattgatgacaatttgtgatcggtcgcacctattaggtggggcgaagcactgctacaacaacaacagcgaattGAGATGTAAGGTCCCCTCTCGGCGGACAAAGATAAAGTGATTTAAGAAGCGACTGAAACGTTGTAAAgtaaattataaactataaaagctttttaaattctatttaattttaagaaataaGCTCTTAACaattaataaaacaataaattacaacaaaacaaacaaTACAAAACTAATCTCCTTAATAACCCTATTCGCATATACCAACTAAAGCCAGGATACATTATTAAATCCTTGAATACTTTCTACGTTGTTTCCTTCGATCCGTAGTTTTAAAACAGCCTCTCCCTTGTTTCCTTTGCAGCAACTCCTCGTACGCAGGTGGCCGACATGTCTCTTCGCACGTTTCCAGTGAtgtgaatttatttttatttttatcacagCTATTGGCCGTGAAGAGCATACATTGATCTTCACAATAATTATAGAACCAGTAATTTCTTACCTCCCTTGCCTTAGAACACGTATAGCGCTTTGGAGTTTCAAAGCAGCATGCTGGAGTCTCTATCGGCTCACTACCAGTCTGCTCATCCTCCTTTACATCCATGCGAGAGTGCGGACGTCGATTTCCGTCACGCATATGTGGCGTGCGGAAGTCGTCTTCCTCCATCTCGTTATTACGCTTATCAGTACCAGGATATCGCTGGCTATTGTAACCAAATCCATCTGGCGAACGGTTACCGTAGACATTTTCATGGCGCGTTTCAAATTCATCATCCTCAAAGTTTTGTCTACCTGTTATATCGAAACGGTTGTTATAGCCATATCGATTCCGTAGATTGTTGTTGTCCTCATTGTCCTCATTGTTATCATCTTCTTCCccttcattttcattttcttcaatttcTGCTTCCGCCTCTTCTCCCTCTCCGTTTCTCTCCCGGCTTCGCTCGCGAAAACCGTTGGCTCCTATATAGCTATTATGATTTCTGCTATGACTTTGCTGCCAACTATTTAATCCAGGTAGCGTTGAGTTCTCCTGCGCAACATCTTCTTCATTTTCATTTGCATCTGCATTTTCGTCTTCGTTGTTTCCAATTTCTCCTTTTCTTCCATTTTCACTGGCATTATCGGCCACTTTTTCTTCTACATCAGTCTCCTCTTCCTCCTCCATCCCATCTGTTCGATTTTCATCATCTCCCACTGCTTGATTCTTGCGACTGCCTCGCGGGCCTTCCAAACATTCACGTCCCATACATCTTTGGTATTCTATAAGGCGCTCAAACTTCATGAGCTTACAACGTTCTTCCAAGCGTGGATTTAAATATTGACGTCTACGCATCATTCTTCCCTCGCCGCAAGTACGACTACAAGGAGACCAAGAGCTCCAACCGGTCAACTGACAATCTGCGAGCGATATTGATCTGCCTAGACCGTCTCTTTCCTCTACTTCTAGAAAATCATCTGCATCGTTCCTATTGCGATCTTGCTTGCTGCCAAACCGTCGCTCATCCCGTCCGCACTCCTCGCCCATACAGGCACGATCTTGTCTGGTATCAACCACACAATTAAATATGTTAGCCACATCCGGCTGCTTATAAACGCGAGTGCGGAATTGGCGTCCTTCACCGCACTGTGTGCTACACTCGCTCCAGGCTGACCAAGGGTGGGTAAAGCACTCCCGTGGTATGTCCACATTGTTGGCTTTAAGGATTATAAAAGAtgttattaatataaatttgtGCATTCTGTTCAATTCATCCATAAGCTTACATTCTTCATCCTCGCACAGTCGCTCATAAAGCCTTTGACGTCTTATCTTAAGTATTGCTAAAGGTTTCATTGGAGCTCCACTCTCATCGAAAAATGGCGAGCGTGGATCGTTGGGAAAGTCGGAACGCATTCGCCGTATGACATCAGCTGGAATTTGTGGTTGATCTGGTGACTATATAAACCATGTACAACACGACACGTGatatatataaaatgaaaaaaaaaacctaccGTATAAGAAGGGCCCGCATCCGTACCAATGTCCCACGGATATAAAGTGATAGTTTTCCCATCGAGCCATGTGCAGTTGGGCATGCAAAGTTCCAAACCAGATACGCCTACAATCCAATCAGGTGATGGATCTATTTTTGAAGCTAGAGACAGCAAATGATGTTTTGGATCCACACGTATGGAAGCCAACGATTGTCCATTCAAATTGGGGAAAGCTGGGCCACGCGCCTTAATAATAGTGCGTATTTTGCCTTCTTGGAAATTATAATTGAATTCTCTTTCAAGACTGCGTGCCGAACCATGCTCCGCGAACTCTTTCATACCTTCGGTAGCCAATTGCCCATACTCCCAAAAGCGATAGTCTTCGCTATGCGATGCACCAATAATATCGCTGAAACGTGTTATCCAACCCTTTGCGGGGAAATCTTTGGGATGAAGATTGCGTGACCAAGTTCCCTCGAAAATGAgctaaatttgtaaaaattagcTACAACCGAGAGCTCAAGACGTAATCTTTGAATACATACCTCATAGCGCGCCTCATCACAAGCACAGCAACTATTTCTTTCCACTCCAGGGGATATACTTTCCACTTCATCGACGCTCTCTTCACAAATGCGCCGCGTTAATCCTCCATCGTCCATAAACCATACATCACGATGTTGCAGCAGCGTTGTTCGTATGAGCACACAACCGTTACCAGGTTCTTGTGGTGCTACCCAAATGACATCGATCCGTGTTTTGGGATTGGTATTTGTGCTTTCCACCATATTAATACATTTTGGACTGTAGCGCGTCTCTATGGGATCGAGTATTTCAAAATGTCCAAGATCCTCATTTAGGCTCGGATCTCCATTATCATTTTCTAGTGCTAGTTTGAAGCTAATAAAGCGAAGACCGTTGTATGCTTGAATTGTTACTGTAAGAGAAAGAGGGAGGGGTATGAGAGGAAATAGATTGAAGTGGGTGTTTTAGAGTTCAAAAACGGTTCAGggtttatatttttcaaatacttcgaAGGGAGTAGACCATAACATTATATTTGCAGATTTGTTGTCGTAAAGTCTTCATCTTTTTAGGAAGTCTTAATGTAAGCCACAGTGGTAGTGAGCTAGCACGCTTGCCTACCACACTGAGGGTCTTAGATGAAAGACCCTCGCTGAGTAACATAACAAAtacttcaaaaatatattttttaaacgaaGTTGTGTATCGGCATTGGTAAgcctacgagtgtatttctgctaagaaaaaagaaaaaaacatatttgctttgcagatgccgttcggagacagCATAAAATACACGTCTCCCTGATGGTGAGCTTCCCTACGGATTAAGTAAGTAATTGAATACGTGATCTATGGAAGAGGACTTAATTCGACGTAGAGGATCGTGCTCATAATTGTTCTGCTAGCCTCAGAGTAACTTACACTAGGACGACAAATGGAACAAGAGTTGTTGTTTGAAGGGAAGGTACGGGCAGATTCATGTGTTTGTAAAACTTTATGTCATAATCTTAAGTTAGGGCTAAACCTTCTGGACTATTTTCGCCGTCTCACATCAAAGCGTGCCAGTAATTTCTTCTCAGCGATAACTGaagcggccgccgtagtgtggcgttagcgtgctctgcctactgAAAATGCCATTcgaagtcggcgtaaaatatgtacgtccatcccgccaaattgtaggaaaaattaaaagaagcacgacgcaaattggaagagaagctcagcctaaattcTCATTGGAGGTATGTCACGCCTAGCATTTTTTATAACTGAAACCATTTGTAAGCACCAATGGAGATCATTTCTTCCTCCACCGCTTAAGGTTAAGTCAATAACTCCACACATCACTTCATCCTGCAGTGCAAACCTGTGTTGGAGAGAATTCGCCTAGAGCGTACATCTATACTGGGCTAACGGACAAAAGAGGAgataaggtaacgaaaaggccgatgaattGGCGCGGGAGGGTTCAGCACCCTATAAATACACGGTAACAGTCCCAAAGGCAGAAGAATTGAAAGAAAACAGGAGTTGCATAATCACGCAAAAAAGCATGGATTTAAGCGCGGAGCAGCAAAATCCCCGAGAACATGCGTAAATCTTAAGATATTGATCGACCAAAGTTGCTCCTATCTCTAAAGAAAGAACTTGAGATTTATGATTAGGGTACTGTCAGAGCACTGTCTTCTGGTgcacatgcttataaattagaCTTCGTCAGTAACAGCTGTCTCGCCtgctaggggcggcagagttgtcaGATCTCGATGCAGCAATTAAGCCCGTCAAAACAAATTCCGGTAACACTATGGGCACATTTAGTCTACGTGGTGTCTTTGTTGACTTACTCAACGTCAAGCCTTTGGCCGTCTTAGCGCGGAGGTAGTCCCGAAAAAAACaatatcaaaatactttagaaacaagtttttttcgcGGTTACACCTCCTTAAGATTTATGGTGGTGGCAAGAGGTGTAATGATGTGCTGAATAAGTTTTACGCAGTTATAAAGATAGAGCAACAAATAAAAGACGAAGACGTAAAGAAAGTATACCCATCTACACCCATCTTTGGAAGCAGAGGGAGAAGAggggacctccactgagttggaggCGGGTGGAAGAACACTTAATCTCAATTGGTGCtgccaattggcatcagttatcgcgaaacaggcaTAGCGTTCGTGACTTGacacgaaacggccaaaatcaccTAGGCGGTTAAGATACGGTATTGGGGTCTCGAAAAATCTAAGATGTTGTAATTACGGCAACCGCTGACTCCCCACCGTTAAAGTCACCACTAGAACAATCTGGCTGTGGGAAACAAAAAAGCAGACCTATAATTGCTCAGTGATGGGCAGAATCCTCCTGCCTTTACAATGAAGAAGATTTCACACAAAGTGTTTTATGCCCAACCCTCCACAGAATTTCAATTGAACTTATTTTTGCTTAAGCCTTCGTTTAGAAATTTCTGTCAATATTTGGTATTGTTTGTGAATTACTTTGTAATCAATTAACACTGATTAAATTGATTGCCGAAGTGACTCAGAAACAACATAAACAATTATTTAATAGCTTCTAGTAAAGCGGTGGTCAGCTAAAGAGCGGGCTATGCCGCAGcaaatttaattttagaaaatggtatttacatacttgcaaaaTTTGTTTTGTGATTTAATCTTGCATCACTCGCTTCTAGTTTCCTATTCTCCTCCTTTTACTTCTACTTTCTCTGCTTGCTATCCCTTTCTTTATCCTCACACCCCCCGTTCTTCCTCGACCCTACTATCTTGCTCTGGCTTTCATTTTCCTTTTTATTCTTCCTTTCCATTTCCACTTCATACCATTGTTCTCCTCTATTTACCTCTATTTCTCCCTATCCCTACAGCTCTCCCTTCGATCTGGCATTTCTTCTGCCTCAGGCCTTTCCTGGCTCCTCTCTCgtacatttcattttctttttttcagtCCCCGTCCTGCTTCCTAAATCActccctatttttatactcagttgagcagagctcacagagtataataactttgattggataacggttggttgtacaggtataaaggaatcgagatagatatagacttctatatatcaaaatcatcagtatcgaaaaaaaatttgattgagccatgtccgtccgtccgtctgtcggttacacgataatttgagtaaattttgagatatcttcatgaaatttggtatgtaggttcctgggcactcatctcagatagctattaaaaattaacgatatcggactataaccaaaaaaaaatttcgaaatatcgaaaaagtgcgataattcattaccaaagtgggATAAaccaatgaaacttggtaggtgggttgacttatgacacagaatcgaaaattagtaaaattttgg from Eurosta solidaginis isolate ZX-2024a chromosome 3, ASM4086904v1, whole genome shotgun sequence includes these protein-coding regions:
- the mIF3 gene encoding translation initiation factor IF-3 — protein: MNLLLQRASRTVLYSILQNSGLVSACARSKTTDVWDTSSPQVPTSKGGATRIAQFPKITLIQPNQSITVVTLKEAQKMAKRRELRLVKQQDFDTKTQRPVYRLVTAAEMLSEDVDESARDNKKSAEKKSEKSLSIGCRISDHDLSSRLKHISKWLAKNHHVSVLIQGNPDEMGKCDRITKTIEQSIREPAVIGRIMQKRVKGSHIKFNIVPAQQEEQNETESNQQT
- the LOC137243839 gene encoding spondin-1; this encodes MILLEIVFIIFLLASKQVDALICSRYPTNTNMPKSPVDENFIVTIHGNPQTYVLGQAYNVTIQAYNGLRFISFKLALENDNGDPSLNEDLGHFEILDPIETRYSPKCINMVESTNTNPKTRIDVIWVAPQEPGNGCVLIRTTLLQHRDVWFMDDGGLTRRICEESVDEVESISPGVERNSCCACDEARYELIFEGTWSRNLHPKDFPAKGWITRFSDIIGASHSEDYRFWEYGQLATEGMKEFAEHGSARSLEREFNYNFQEGKIRTIIKARGPAFPNLNGQSLASIRVDPKHHLLSLASKIDPSPDWIVGVSGLELCMPNCTWLDGKTITLYPWDIGTDAGPSYTSPDQPQIPADVIRRMRSDFPNDPRSPFFDESGAPMKPLAILKIRRQRLYERLCEDEESNNVDIPRECFTHPWSAWSECSTQCGEGRQFRTRVYKQPDVANIFNCVVDTRQDRACMGEECGRDERRFGSKQDRNRNDADDFLEVEERDGLGRSISLADCQLTGWSSWSPCSRTCGEGRMMRRRQYLNPRLEERCKLMKFERLIEYQRCMGRECLEGPRGSRKNQAVGDDENRTDGMEEEEETDVEEKVADNASENGRKGEIGNNEDENADANENEEDVAQENSTLPGLNSWQQSHSRNHNSYIGANGFRERSRERNGEGEEAEAEIEENENEGEEDDNNEDNEDNNNLRNRYGYNNRFDITGRQNFEDDEFETRHENVYGNRSPDGFGYNSQRYPGTDKRNNEMEEDDFRTPHMRDGNRRPHSRMDVKEDEQTGSEPIETPACCFETPKRYTCSKAREVRNYWFYNYCEDQCMLFTANSCDKNKNKFTSLETCEETCRPPAYEELLQRKQGRGCFKTTDRRKQRRKYSRI